One segment of Clostridium botulinum DNA contains the following:
- the metG gene encoding methionine--tRNA ligase: MCKDCKKPYYITTPIYYPSTKLHIGNTYTTVAADALARFKRLTGYDVMFLTGTDEHGQKIQRIAEEKGITPIEHVDEIVAGIKDLWSMMNVSYDKFIRTTDDYHVKAVQDIFKKLHDQGDIYKSSYEGWYCTPCESFWTDTQLVNGNCPDCGRPVEKSKEEAYFFKMSKYADRLIKYIEENPNFIQPESRKNEMLNNFLRPGLQDLCVSRTSFDWGVPVTFDENHVVYVWIDALSNYITALGYGQDNKDLYDKFWPADVHLIGKDILRFHTIYWPIMLMALDLPLPKQVFGHGWLLVDGGKMSKSKGNVVDPVVLVNEFGVDPVRYYLLREIPFGADGLFNNEIFIKKINSDLCNDLGNLLSRSVAMIEKYFDGEIQPQAESGEFDEELINLALAAPNKVQEAIDELNIPLALEHVFELIGRANKYIDETTPWILAKDENKKARLGTVLYNLIESLRFASVMISSFLPDTAKKINEQINTDEISWESLKSFNGIKAGTKVVKGENLFPRIDVEKKLEELEALKAAQAPAKREITPIKEEITIDDFEKVDLRVVKVLACEPIKGAKKLLKLKVDLGGEERQVVSGIAKYYKPEELIGKNVVLVANLKPVKLRGELSQGMILCAAPDDDSELKIVDPGEILSGSIVR; the protein is encoded by the coding sequence ATGTGTAAAGATTGTAAAAAACCATATTATATAACTACACCAATTTATTACCCATCAACAAAGTTACATATAGGAAATACTTATACTACAGTAGCTGCTGATGCGTTAGCAAGATTTAAAAGATTAACAGGATATGATGTAATGTTCTTAACAGGTACTGATGAGCATGGTCAAAAAATCCAAAGAATAGCAGAAGAAAAAGGAATTACTCCAATAGAACATGTAGATGAGATTGTAGCAGGCATTAAGGATCTTTGGAGCATGATGAATGTAAGTTATGATAAATTTATCAGAACTACAGATGATTATCATGTAAAAGCAGTTCAAGATATATTTAAAAAATTACATGATCAAGGAGATATTTATAAGAGTTCTTATGAAGGTTGGTATTGTACTCCATGTGAATCATTCTGGACAGATACTCAATTAGTAAATGGAAATTGTCCTGATTGTGGTAGACCAGTTGAAAAGTCAAAAGAAGAAGCTTACTTCTTTAAGATGAGTAAATATGCTGATAGATTAATTAAGTATATAGAAGAAAATCCAAACTTCATCCAACCAGAATCAAGAAAAAATGAAATGTTAAACAACTTCTTAAGACCAGGTCTTCAAGATCTATGTGTTTCAAGAACTAGTTTCGATTGGGGTGTTCCAGTAACATTTGATGAGAATCATGTTGTTTATGTATGGATAGATGCATTATCAAACTATATTACTGCACTTGGATATGGTCAAGATAATAAAGATCTATATGATAAATTTTGGCCAGCAGATGTACATTTAATAGGAAAAGATATACTAAGATTCCATACAATATATTGGCCAATAATGTTAATGGCATTAGATTTACCACTTCCAAAACAAGTATTTGGTCATGGATGGTTACTTGTTGATGGTGGAAAGATGTCAAAATCTAAAGGTAATGTTGTAGATCCAGTTGTATTAGTTAACGAATTTGGAGTAGATCCAGTAAGATATTACTTATTAAGAGAAATTCCGTTTGGTGCAGATGGTCTATTTAACAATGAAATATTTATAAAAAAGATAAATTCAGATCTTTGTAACGATTTAGGTAATCTTTTATCAAGAAGTGTCGCAATGATTGAAAAATACTTCGATGGAGAAATTCAACCACAAGCTGAAAGTGGAGAATTTGACGAAGAATTAATAAACTTAGCATTAGCTGCTCCAAATAAAGTTCAAGAAGCTATTGATGAATTAAATATTCCTTTAGCACTAGAACATGTATTTGAATTAATAGGTAGAGCTAATAAGTATATAGATGAAACAACTCCTTGGATTTTAGCTAAAGATGAAAATAAAAAAGCTAGATTAGGAACAGTACTTTACAATTTAATTGAAAGTTTAAGATTTGCTTCAGTAATGATTTCATCATTCTTACCAGATACAGCTAAGAAGATTAATGAACAAATTAATACTGATGAAATATCGTGGGAATCTTTAAAATCATTTAATGGAATAAAAGCTGGAACTAAGGTGGTTAAAGGCGAAAATTTATTCCCAAGAATAGATGTAGAAAAGAAACTTGAAGAGTTAGAAGCATTAAAGGCAGCACAAGCACCAGCTAAAAGAGAAATAACTCCTATTAAAGAAGAAATCACAATTGATGATTTTGAAAAAGTAGATTTAAGAGTTGTTAAAGTATTAGCATGTGAACCAATAAAAGGTGCTAAAAAACTATTAAAATTAAAGGTTGATTTAGGTGGCGAAGAAAGACAAGTGGTGTCAGGAATTGCTAAATATTATAAACCAGAAGAATTAATAGGGAAAAATGTAGTTTTAGTTGCAAATTTAAAACCTGTAAAACTTAGAGGAGAATTGTCACAAGGTATGATTTTATGTGCAGCACCTGATGATGATAGCGAATTAAAGATTGTAGATCCAGGTGAAATCTTAAGCGGAAGTATTGTTAGATAA
- a CDS encoding 3D domain-containing protein gives MVEKLKDYFKKSFSNGPKAKIIITTIAVAIVITATLMSVRKTLTISIDGKEENFVTYKWTVKDVLQDNGIELAEKDKVEPSLDSRVSEKELITIKKAIPVNIAFSDKVVTLETAENTIGDMLQTESDVLKEQGVEFKEGTDEVLPSLDAEIEQNLDVKIVKVETKDIVEKEEINFDTVVQKDSSLDSSVQQVKSEGTNGEKQITYKVIYKDGQEVAKEVKSTKVVAEPVNKIVVKGTGNVYASRGAGNITYKKKLSCVATAYSGHSTTATGRRPVRNSNGLSTIAVDPSVIPLGSKVYVEGYGYAIAADTGGAIKGNIIDLYLDSSNECIKWGRRPVNLFIVAYPGEW, from the coding sequence ATGGTAGAAAAATTAAAAGATTATTTCAAGAAAAGTTTTTCTAACGGTCCGAAGGCAAAAATCATAATAACAACAATTGCTGTGGCGATTGTTATTACAGCGACATTAATGAGTGTGAGAAAAACACTTACTATAAGTATAGACGGAAAAGAAGAAAATTTTGTCACGTATAAATGGACTGTGAAAGATGTGTTACAAGATAATGGAATAGAATTGGCAGAAAAAGATAAGGTAGAGCCATCATTGGATTCTAGAGTATCTGAAAAAGAGTTAATTACAATCAAAAAAGCTATTCCAGTAAATATTGCTTTTAGCGATAAAGTTGTAACATTAGAAACAGCAGAAAATACTATTGGCGATATGCTACAAACAGAATCAGACGTACTAAAAGAGCAAGGTGTAGAATTTAAAGAAGGAACAGATGAAGTATTACCTTCTTTAGATGCAGAAATAGAACAAAACTTAGACGTTAAGATTGTTAAGGTAGAGACTAAAGACATTGTAGAAAAGGAAGAAATAAACTTCGATACAGTGGTACAAAAAGATTCAAGTCTTGATAGTAGCGTTCAACAAGTTAAGAGTGAAGGAACTAATGGAGAAAAACAAATAACATATAAAGTTATTTATAAAGATGGTCAAGAGGTTGCTAAAGAAGTAAAGAGTACTAAAGTTGTTGCTGAACCTGTAAACAAGATTGTTGTAAAAGGGACAGGCAATGTATATGCAAGCAGAGGAGCAGGTAATATAACATATAAGAAAAAATTATCTTGCGTTGCAACTGCATATAGTGGACATAGTACTACAGCTACAGGCAGAAGACCTGTTAGAAATTCAAATGGATTAAGTACAATCGCTGTTGATCCATCAGTTATTCCACTAGGAAGTAAAGTTTATGTTGAAGGATATGGATACGCCATTGCAGCTGATACTGGTGGTGCAATAAAAGGAAATATAATTGATTTATACTTAGATTCATCAAATGAATGTATAAAATGGGGAAGAAGACCCGTCAATTTATTCATAGTAGCTTATCCAGGCGAATGGTAG
- the dhaK gene encoding dihydroxyacetone kinase subunit DhaK encodes MKKLINNPDNVLSDMLEGIVAAHPEHLKKLDNANVLVRSEKAENKVAIVSGGGSGHEPAHGGYVGFGMLDGAVCGEVFTSPTPDQVYEAIKATDNGSGVLLVIKNYTGDVMNFEMAKEMAEMEGIKVEQVVVNDDVAVENSLYTAGRRGIAGTVFVHKIAGAKAENGGTLEEVKDVAEKVIENVRSMGMSLSSCIVPAAGKANFTLGEDEVEIGMGIHGEPGTHREKISTADEVAEHLLSKILDDIEIVNGDEVAVMINGLGSTPYMELYIVNKKINQLLKDKGISIHKTFVGEFMTSLEMAGCSVSVLKLDSELKELLDAKANTPGFKVI; translated from the coding sequence ATGAAGAAGTTAATAAATAATCCAGATAATGTTTTATCAGATATGCTAGAAGGTATTGTGGCAGCACATCCAGAGCATTTGAAAAAATTGGATAATGCTAATGTACTAGTAAGAAGTGAAAAAGCAGAAAATAAAGTCGCAATAGTTAGTGGTGGTGGTAGTGGACATGAGCCAGCACATGGAGGATATGTTGGCTTCGGAATGTTAGATGGTGCAGTTTGTGGAGAAGTATTTACATCACCTACTCCTGATCAAGTATATGAAGCAATTAAAGCAACTGATAATGGAAGTGGTGTTCTTCTTGTTATAAAGAATTATACTGGCGATGTCATGAACTTTGAAATGGCAAAGGAAATGGCTGAAATGGAAGGTATAAAAGTAGAACAAGTTGTAGTTAATGATGATGTAGCAGTTGAAAATAGTTTGTATACAGCTGGAAGAAGAGGAATTGCAGGAACAGTATTTGTTCATAAGATAGCTGGAGCTAAGGCTGAAAATGGTGGAACTTTAGAAGAAGTAAAAGATGTTGCTGAAAAGGTAATTGAAAATGTTAGAAGTATGGGAATGTCTTTATCATCTTGTATAGTGCCAGCAGCAGGAAAAGCTAATTTTACTTTAGGAGAAGATGAAGTAGAAATTGGAATGGGGATTCATGGAGAGCCAGGAACTCATAGAGAAAAAATATCAACAGCAGATGAGGTTGCAGAACATTTATTAAGTAAAATTTTAGATGATATAGAAATTGTAAATGGCGATGAAGTTGCTGTTATGATAAATGGATTAGGTTCAACACCATATATGGAATTATATATTGTAAATAAAAAGATAAATCAATTATTGAAAGATAAAGGAATAAGTATTCATAAAACTTTTGTAGGAGAATTCATGACTTCATTAGAAATGGCTGGATGTTCTGTTTCAGTATTAAAGCTTGATAGTGAACTTAAAGAATTACTTGATGCAAAAGCTAATACTCCAGGATTTAAGGTTATTTAG
- the dhaL gene encoding dihydroxyacetone kinase subunit DhaL, which translates to MVTVKEVKDILVKVEKVIEENKLYLSELDAAIGDGDHGLNMNKGFKAVVEKIKDLPEDDLGNIFKNSGMALVSNVGGASGPLYGTAFMKAAMVVNKKSEMDINDFVKVLEEALGGIKMRGKGQEGEKTMIDTLSPAIEAGNKSIGENKSVKEVLLEIKEAAKNGMEHTKEIVATKGRASYVGERSIGHIDAGATSMYLILDTIVEELTKEEN; encoded by the coding sequence ATGGTAACAGTAAAAGAAGTAAAAGATATTCTAGTAAAAGTAGAAAAAGTTATAGAAGAAAACAAATTATATTTAAGTGAATTAGATGCAGCAATAGGCGATGGTGATCATGGTCTAAATATGAACAAAGGTTTTAAAGCTGTTGTTGAAAAAATAAAAGATTTACCTGAAGATGATTTGGGAAATATATTTAAAAACTCTGGTATGGCTTTAGTTTCTAATGTAGGAGGAGCTTCAGGTCCACTATATGGAACTGCTTTTATGAAAGCTGCAATGGTAGTTAATAAAAAAAGTGAAATGGATATAAATGATTTTGTTAAAGTTTTAGAAGAAGCTTTAGGTGGAATAAAGATGAGAGGTAAGGGTCAAGAAGGTGAAAAAACAATGATTGATACTTTATCACCAGCAATTGAAGCGGGAAATAAGTCTATTGGAGAAAATAAGTCTGTTAAAGAAGTATTACTTGAAATTAAAGAGGCAGCTAAAAATGGTATGGAACATACTAAAGAGATAGTTGCAACTAAAGGCAGAGCAAGTTATGTTGGAGAAAGAAGTATAGGACATATCGATGCTGGAGCTACTTCAATGTATTTAATCTTAGATACTATAGTAGAAGAATTAACTAAAGAGGAGAATTAA
- a CDS encoding FUSC family protein: MKNLKLPKIGLRNLKTALAVSLCMFIFQVFHRQDSFYACIASVVCMKDTVSNSFTMGKNRLIGTCLGGLIGLLVIFLSITFPFLYKITPIVTGIGIIFSIYLCTLLNKSASVIICCIVFISIMVNHHSGPGSYIYAIMRCIDTTIGIIIAVVINKFVHPPKEKNL; this comes from the coding sequence TTGAAAAATTTAAAACTTCCCAAGATAGGGTTAAGAAACTTAAAGACTGCATTAGCTGTTTCTTTGTGTATGTTTATATTTCAAGTTTTTCATCGTCAAGACTCATTCTATGCATGTATTGCTTCTGTAGTTTGCATGAAAGATACTGTTTCAAACTCTTTTACAATGGGTAAAAATAGGCTAATAGGTACTTGCTTAGGTGGATTAATTGGACTCTTAGTTATATTTTTAAGCATAACCTTCCCATTTTTATATAAGATAACTCCTATTGTTACTGGAATTGGAATAATTTTCTCAATATACTTGTGTACTTTATTAAACAAATCAGCATCAGTAATTATTTGTTGTATCGTATTCATAAGTATTATGGTAAATCATCATTCCGGACCAGGCTCTTATATATACGCAATTATGAGATGCATTGATACTACTATTGGAATAATAATTGCTGTTGTTATAAATAAATTTGTTCATCCACCAAAAGAGAAAAATTTATAA
- the dhaM gene encoding dihydroxyacetone kinase phosphoryl donor subunit DhaM, producing MVGIVIVSHSNFIAKGVKEVALQMAPEVLIVDAGGTSDGRIGTDISKITSAIESVYSDSGVLVLFDLGSAFMNTEMAIEFLDDNIREKVEIIDAPLVEGAITAAVEASMDKSLAEIKEVLKPMSLNKIS from the coding sequence ATGGTTGGTATAGTAATTGTGTCACACAGTAATTTTATAGCAAAAGGTGTTAAAGAAGTTGCTTTGCAAATGGCTCCAGAAGTTTTAATTGTAGATGCAGGTGGAACCAGTGATGGAAGAATAGGCACAGATATTTCTAAAATAACTAGTGCAATAGAATCTGTTTATAGTGATAGTGGTGTACTTGTATTATTTGATTTAGGTAGCGCATTTATGAATACAGAAATGGCTATAGAATTTTTAGATGATAATATTAGAGAAAAAGTAGAAATTATAGATGCTCCTTTAGTAGAAGGTGCGATTACTGCAGCGGTTGAGGCTAGTATGGATAAATCGTTAGCAGAAATTAAAGAAGTACTTAAACCTATGTCTTTGAATAAAATTTCTTAA
- a CDS encoding MIP/aquaporin family protein has product MSIFMAELIGSMLLILLGDGVVANVVLKDSKGTASGWIVITTGWALAVAIPALMFGGYSGAHFNPALTVALAAIGTISWSVVPQYFAGEFLGAFLGAVLVFIMYYDQFKATDDKNGKLGVFCTAPAIRNTGINFMGEVIGTFMLVFGILGLGAVQMAPGLNTLAVGGLIFVIGLSLGGPTGYAINPCRDLSPRIAHAILPIPDKRDSDWGYAWIPVVAPVVGALIGAFLWQAIV; this is encoded by the coding sequence ATGTCAATTTTTATGGCTGAATTAATTGGGTCAATGTTACTTATCCTTCTAGGAGATGGCGTTGTTGCAAACGTTGTTTTAAAGGATTCAAAGGGTACAGCATCAGGTTGGATAGTTATTACAACTGGTTGGGCACTAGCTGTTGCAATTCCAGCACTAATGTTTGGAGGATATAGTGGAGCTCACTTTAATCCTGCATTAACAGTAGCACTTGCAGCAATCGGAACTATTTCATGGTCAGTGGTTCCTCAATATTTTGCAGGTGAATTCTTAGGAGCTTTCCTAGGCGCTGTCTTAGTATTTATCATGTATTATGATCAATTCAAAGCAACTGATGATAAGAATGGTAAATTAGGAGTATTCTGTACAGCTCCAGCAATAAGAAATACTGGAATAAACTTCATGGGTGAGGTTATTGGAACATTCATGTTAGTATTCGGTATATTAGGATTAGGCGCTGTTCAAATGGCACCAGGTCTTAACACATTAGCTGTTGGTGGATTAATCTTTGTAATAGGTTTAAGTTTAGGTGGTCCTACAGGTTATGCAATTAACCCTTGTAGAGATTTATCACCAAGAATAGCACATGCTATTTTACCTATACCAGATAAAAGAGATTCTGATTGGGGATACGCTTGGATTCCAGTAGTAGCTCCAGTAGTAGGTGCATTAATCGGTGCTTTCTTATGGCAAGCAATCGTTTAA
- a CDS encoding TatD family hydrolase, which yields MEKTFKIIDSHAHYDDESFENDRKEVLEEIQKNGVIGVLNCAASYDSLKTTYELTKDYDFIYGALGIHPENANEFTDNTLDEIKDYIKSNEKIVAIGEIGLDYYWDENPSKEIQKEVFRKHMELAKELKLPVIIHDRDAHKDTLEIIKEFPDVTGVVHCFSGSVEFAKECIKLGYYIGFTGVVTFKNAKKVVEVAKEIPLDRMLVETDCPYMAPEPNRGKRNKSDYIEYIIKKLADIKEFDPYELNLKFNENFYNLIKK from the coding sequence ATGGAAAAAACATTTAAGATAATAGATAGTCATGCTCATTATGATGATGAATCTTTTGAAAATGATCGTAAAGAGGTATTAGAGGAAATTCAAAAAAATGGTGTTATCGGAGTTTTAAATTGTGCAGCATCTTATGATAGCTTAAAAACTACTTATGAATTAACTAAAGATTATGATTTTATATATGGAGCATTAGGAATACATCCTGAAAATGCTAATGAATTTACAGATAATACATTAGATGAAATTAAAGATTATATAAAATCTAATGAAAAAATAGTGGCAATAGGGGAAATAGGATTAGATTATTATTGGGATGAAAATCCATCAAAAGAAATTCAAAAAGAAGTATTTAGAAAACATATGGAGTTAGCTAAAGAACTTAAATTACCAGTAATAATTCATGATAGAGATGCTCATAAGGATACCTTAGAAATAATAAAAGAATTTCCAGATGTAACAGGTGTTGTACATTGTTTTTCTGGAAGTGTTGAATTTGCAAAAGAATGTATAAAATTAGGATACTATATAGGATTTACAGGTGTTGTAACTTTTAAAAATGCAAAAAAAGTTGTTGAAGTTGCAAAAGAAATACCATTAGATAGAATGTTAGTAGAAACTGATTGTCCGTATATGGCTCCAGAGCCTAATAGAGGAAAAAGAAATAAATCAGACTATATAGAATATATAATAAAAAAATTAGCTGACATTAAGGAATTTGATCCATATGAATTAAATTTAAAGTTTAATGAGAATTTTTATAACTTGATTAAAAAGTAA
- a CDS encoding sigma-54 interaction domain-containing protein produces MRIVREIKINNGNKYLNFEAIVSIIRNFFALEDIYNVKILLDIKEKGEIPATIILGYILLNISEVRTLTLIIDGNNDLELVAKNVEALLASYINEDNILNNINIYNTYGMVINNKLNDNKVIVQNKPDKAFNKFIGRSNKILDILNLATKSAKSSATVLIRGESGTGKELIAEGIHNASERKKGPFIRVNCAAIPENLIESELFGHEKGSFTGAIKRKLGKFELSNDGTIFLDEIGEMDKNTQAKILRVLQYKEFQRVGGEETIKVDVRVIAATHRNLEEMVKSGEFREDLYYRLNVIPILIPSLKDRSEDIPLLVNHFINKFQKSGKYKQFSKDVMNIFMSYSWKGNVRELENVIERILALNEGDVINIKEIPSYIKEETQKENKSNIKIFTENNFIGASKNEVLNMIQDLDEVLPMKTYEKMIIEKALRKYGSFNAAGKILGLNHKTIAAKAKEFGIEKTVNWRRK; encoded by the coding sequence ATGAGAATTGTTAGAGAGATAAAAATTAATAATGGTAATAAGTATTTGAATTTTGAAGCAATAGTATCGATTATAAGAAATTTTTTTGCTTTAGAAGACATATATAATGTTAAAATACTTCTCGATATTAAGGAAAAGGGCGAAATTCCAGCTACAATAATATTAGGTTATATACTTTTAAATATATCAGAAGTAAGGACGTTAACTTTAATAATAGATGGAAATAATGATTTAGAATTAGTAGCTAAAAATGTAGAAGCATTATTAGCAAGTTATATTAATGAAGATAATATTTTAAATAATATTAATATATACAATACTTATGGTATGGTAATTAACAATAAACTAAATGATAACAAAGTAATTGTTCAAAATAAACCAGATAAGGCATTTAATAAATTTATAGGAAGAAGCAATAAAATTTTAGATATACTAAATTTAGCTACTAAATCAGCTAAAAGCTCTGCAACAGTACTTATTAGGGGAGAAAGTGGTACAGGTAAGGAATTAATAGCAGAAGGTATTCATAATGCAAGTGAACGTAAAAAAGGTCCATTTATACGTGTTAACTGTGCAGCTATACCAGAAAATCTAATAGAAAGTGAATTATTTGGTCATGAAAAAGGATCATTTACAGGTGCTATAAAAAGAAAATTAGGAAAGTTTGAATTATCCAATGATGGAACTATATTTCTTGATGAAATAGGTGAAATGGATAAGAATACTCAAGCTAAAATTTTAAGAGTATTGCAATATAAAGAATTTCAAAGGGTTGGCGGAGAAGAAACTATAAAGGTAGATGTTAGGGTTATTGCAGCAACACATAGAAATTTAGAAGAAATGGTTAAGTCAGGAGAGTTTAGAGAAGATTTATACTATAGATTAAATGTTATTCCAATATTAATACCTTCTTTAAAGGATAGATCGGAAGATATACCTTTACTAGTTAATCATTTTATTAATAAATTTCAAAAATCTGGGAAATATAAACAGTTTTCAAAAGATGTAATGAACATATTTATGAGTTATTCATGGAAGGGAAATGTCAGAGAATTAGAAAATGTAATAGAAAGAATATTAGCATTAAATGAAGGTGACGTTATTAATATTAAAGAGATACCTTCATATATAAAAGAAGAAACGCAAAAAGAAAATAAAAGCAATATTAAGATTTTTACTGAAAATAATTTTATAGGTGCTTCTAAAAATGAAGTTTTGAATATGATTCAAGATTTAGATGAGGTATTACCAATGAAAACATATGAGAAAATGATAATAGAAAAAGCATTAAGAAAGTATGGTAGTTTTAATGCAGCTGGTAAAATATTGGGATTAAATCATAAGACAATAGCAGCAAAAGCTAAGGAGTTTGGAATAGAAAAGACAGTTAATTGGAGAAGAAAATAA
- a CDS encoding alpha/beta fold hydrolase, producing MGIKELNFEIKRDDGVNVFVRKFLKEDVSLKGVVIVCHGLGEHAGRYKNFNEVLAENGFIVYAHDQRAHGKTAERDDVVHLERGGFSKTVDDMEALYKIVKAENENLPIFIFAHSMGTVITRKFIQKYSNNELKGVILCGPVYFVDRIKELCDESKKSMIKNGSDYVDVNLMGLAFGSFNERFEPKRTDFDWLTRDNKEVDKYINDSLCGKPQTAGYYYEFASGFNVYDEEEINKIRKDLSVFFITGGDDPTSGYGEGIKVASEKYKKAGINGINLKIYPKARHELLNEFNKEEVINDVINWINNRI from the coding sequence ATGGGAATTAAAGAGCTTAATTTTGAGATTAAAAGAGATGATGGTGTAAATGTATTTGTACGAAAGTTTTTAAAGGAAGATGTTTCTTTAAAAGGTGTAGTTATAGTTTGCCATGGACTTGGAGAACATGCAGGTAGATACAAAAACTTTAATGAGGTTTTAGCTGAAAATGGGTTTATAGTATATGCACATGATCAAAGGGCACATGGGAAAACAGCTGAAAGAGATGATGTTGTTCATTTAGAGCGTGGTGGGTTTAGCAAAACTGTAGATGATATGGAAGCACTTTATAAAATAGTAAAAGCAGAAAATGAAAACTTACCTATATTTATATTTGCGCACAGTATGGGAACTGTAATAACAAGAAAATTCATTCAAAAATATAGCAATAATGAATTAAAAGGTGTTATTTTATGTGGACCAGTATATTTTGTTGATAGAATAAAAGAATTATGTGATGAATCAAAAAAATCTATGATTAAAAATGGATCTGATTATGTTGATGTGAATCTAATGGGTTTAGCATTTGGAAGCTTTAATGAGAGATTCGAGCCTAAGAGAACAGATTTTGATTGGCTTACAAGAGATAACAAAGAAGTAGACAAGTATATTAATGACTCACTTTGCGGAAAGCCTCAAACAGCAGGATATTATTATGAATTTGCTTCAGGATTCAATGTATATGATGAGGAGGAAATTAATAAGATAAGAAAAGACTTATCTGTATTCTTTATAACTGGAGGAGATGATCCAACAAGCGGTTATGGTGAAGGCATTAAAGTAGCTAGTGAAAAATATAAAAAGGCAGGAATTAATGGCATTAATTTAAAGATATATCCTAAAGCAAGGCATGAATTATTGAATGAATTTAATAAAGAAGAAGTTATTAATGATGTGATTAATTGGATAAATAATAGAATCTAA
- the rnmV gene encoding ribonuclease M5, whose protein sequence is MIKEVIVVEGRDDVDAVKKALDAEIIAVGGFGINAKVIERIKEAQKRKGVIVFTDPDFAGEKIRRIISKRVEGIKHAYISKEDGLKDGDIGVENACPEVILKALENAKITLEEKRNFFTMQDMFYFKLTNDSTSKVRRSMLGKILGIGYCNTTQMISRLNNYGITKDEFTDAIEKIEKQLEAGI, encoded by the coding sequence TTGATTAAAGAAGTAATTGTTGTTGAAGGAAGAGACGATGTTGATGCTGTTAAAAAAGCATTAGATGCTGAAATAATAGCAGTAGGTGGATTTGGAATAAATGCTAAGGTTATAGAAAGAATAAAAGAAGCTCAAAAGAGAAAAGGTGTAATAGTTTTTACTGATCCAGATTTTGCTGGTGAAAAGATAAGAAGAATAATATCTAAACGAGTAGAAGGTATAAAACATGCATATATTTCTAAAGAAGATGGTCTTAAGGATGGAGATATAGGAGTAGAAAATGCATGTCCTGAAGTAATATTAAAGGCACTTGAAAATGCGAAAATAACACTTGAAGAAAAAAGAAACTTTTTTACTATGCAAGATATGTTTTATTTTAAATTAACAAATGACTCAACTTCTAAAGTGAGAAGAAGTATGCTTGGTAAAATTTTAGGAATAGGATATTGCAATACAACGCAAATGATTTCAAGATTAAATAATTATGGAATAACAAAAGATGAATTTACAGACGCTATAGAAAAAATAGAAAAACAATTGGAAGCAGGGATATAA